In Phyllostomus discolor isolate MPI-MPIP mPhyDis1 chromosome 2, mPhyDis1.pri.v3, whole genome shotgun sequence, the following are encoded in one genomic region:
- the CLEC12B gene encoding C-type lectin domain family 12 member B, translating to MSEEVTYATLTFQDSLGAGNRNNLRKRGYPASSPTWRWAALSLLTLCLLLLLGLVTLGIMFLQTSNEINSDSEKLSQLQETIHQRQDNLSQQLGNYRNFSMEEEFLKSQISSLLEKQEQMAIKLCQELVIRTSDHKCNPCPKMWQWHRNSCYYFATNEEKTWANSRKHCMDKNSTLVKIDSSEEKDFLKMQPLPKFPFFWLGLSWDPSGRSWLWEDGSDPSPSLFSTKEYAQINGSKGCAYFQNGNIYTSRCSAEISWICEKTAALVKIEDLD from the exons ATGTCTGAAGAAGTGACCTATGCGACACTCACATTTCAGGATTCCTTGGGAGCAGGAAATAgaaataatctaagaaaaagag GGTATCCAGCTTCATCCCCCACATGGCGGTGGGCAGCCCTGAGTCTGCTAACTCTTTGTCTGTTGCTGCTGTTGGGGCTGGTGACCTTGGGGATTATGT TTTTGCAGACCTCTAATGAAATTAACTCAGATTCAGAGAAATTGAGTCAACTTCAGGAAACTATCCACCAACGGCAGGATAATTTATCCCAGCAGCTGGGCAACTACAGAAACTTTTCCATggaggaggaatttctcaaatcACAGATCTCCAGCCTATTGGAGAAGCAGGAACAAATGGCTATCAAACTTTGTCAAGAGCTGGTCATTCGCACTTCAG accACAAATGTAATCCTTGTCCTAAGATGTGGCAGTGGCACCGAAACAGTTGCTATTATTTTGCaacaaatgaagagaaaaccTGGGCTAACAGTAGAAAACACTGCATGGACAAGAACTCCACCTTGGTGAAGATAGACAGCTCAGAAGAAAAG gATTTTCTGAAAATGCAACCCTTACCTAAGTTTCCTTTCTTCTGGTTGGGATTATCGTGGGATCCATCTGGCAGAAGTTGGCTTTGGGAGGATGGCTCTGACCCCTCTCCATCCTT ATTTAGTACTAAGGAATATGCCCAAATCAATGGATCCAAAGGATGTGCctattttcaaaatggaaatatttatactTCCCGCTGCAGTGCTGAAATTTCTTGGATTTGTGAGAAGACAGCAGCATTAGTGAAGATTGAAGATTTGGATTAA